Proteins co-encoded in one Streptomyces sp. NBC_01283 genomic window:
- a CDS encoding RNHCP domain-containing protein — protein sequence MSRNTSRRARTEARAQSFRCLQCGLDVSMTAPGTDHRNHCPNCLWSRHLDDTPGDRDADCGARMEPLAISVRGDGEWVLVHRCTHCGVLHANRTAGDDNALPLTRLAVRPLAQPPFPLERLGAL from the coding sequence ATGTCCCGCAACACCTCTCGGCGGGCCCGCACTGAAGCGCGCGCCCAGTCCTTCCGCTGCCTGCAGTGCGGTCTCGACGTCTCGATGACCGCCCCCGGCACCGACCACCGCAACCACTGTCCCAACTGCCTGTGGAGCCGACACCTCGACGACACTCCGGGCGACCGGGACGCGGACTGCGGCGCCAGGATGGAACCCCTCGCCATCTCCGTACGAGGAGACGGCGAATGGGTCCTCGTCCATCGCTGTACTCACTGCGGCGTCCTGCACGCCAACCGCACGGCGGGCGACGACAACGCCCTGCCGCTGACCCGGCTCGCGGTGCGCCCGCTCGCCCAGCCGCCGTTCCCGCTGGAGCGGCTCGGCGCGCTGTGA